The DNA sequence AGATCTCATTGCAATTGAAGTACGATACCATCAGTCATGTTACAAGGACTATGTCCGCTTTCTAACACATGAAGAGAGAAAAGATGATGGAGAATCTCCTTTCTACAACAAAGCATACAATGTGCTATGTGAAGAGGTTATCAAGAAGAGGCTCATCAAGGGAAAACAAATGATGCTGCTAAGAAATATCAAAGCTAAGTTCATCAAATTGGTCAAGTCATTGGAAGGAAAAGAGTGTGGAACTAGTTCAAGCAGACTAAAGCAAAGACTAAAGAAAACCTTTCCTCAGTTGGTATTTCAAACACCCCACATGCGCAATATGAGTGATATTGTATACTGCGAGACATTAGCCACTGCAGACGTGGCAGAAGATGCTGTTGACTCTGATACAGACACAACTGGAACTGATgacacagatacagatacagatgcAAATGAAAGAGAAGATCAGCAACCAAGACATCTGGCTAGTAAGCAACCAAACCTACACACTTTGTACACTACTGCCTTGGACCTCAAAACCATCATGAAGCAACCAAATACAGCTAAACTTCCATGGCCTCCATCTACCAGTGATGTGACATTGAGCAGAAGTGAAGAAATTGTGCCAACACCATTGTATAATTTCTTGGCATGGTCAACTGGTC is a window from the Amphiura filiformis chromosome 12, Afil_fr2py, whole genome shotgun sequence genome containing:
- the LOC140166677 gene encoding uncharacterized protein, whose amino-acid sequence is MGEAGGPGRAQSSSKCWGSPGCRIRLQCCQNCRLQISDAESKNMHIGFHSDCREDSAMCPRLIWQSRGRESSPETHSHRKYKYRLGRQHKAQGKKAAFFKFISIFLYCNSTHTPPICIICCKKDKWLKHQGKTARDKYSKCETYSAGRLLEAARQKEDERILLHVEGKDLIAIEVRYHQSCYKDYVRFLTHEERKDDGESPFYNKAYNVLCEEVIKKRLIKGKQMMLLRNIKAKFIKLVKSLEGKECGTSSSRLKQRLKKTFPQLVFQTPHMRNMSDIVYCETLATADVAEDAVDSDTDTTGTDDTDTDTDANEREDQQPRHLASKQPNLHTLYTTALDLKTIMKQPNTAKLPWPPSTSDVTLSRSEEIVPTPLYNFLAWSTGLSDDPTRGLSSGSRSRWPQKTSFRKPGLALFIK